Proteins found in one Plasmodium sp. gorilla clade G2 genome assembly, chromosome: 14 genomic segment:
- a CDS encoding tRNA m2G10 methyltransferase subunit, putative: MRLLTHNFLKCNETQCTGGYPLTIKLDLDSQENIKILDQDINVEFVKNVLSKVDYDVLYNTAKQFGINLQASYSSDHLEDEEFLNSIHHALFKVHIMEGSLICPKCNISFPIKDGIPNMLTGNEK; this comes from the exons atgagACTTTTAacacataattttttaaaatg cAATGAAACACAGTGCACAGGAGGTTATCCGCTAACAATAAAATTAGATTTGGATTctcaagaaaatataaaaatattagatcaagatataaatgtagaatttgtaaaaaatgtattatcaAAAGTTGATTACgatgttttatataacacAGCTAAACAG tttGGTATAAATTTACAAGCTAGCTATTCTAGTGATCATCTGGAAGATGaagaatttttaaattcCATTCATCATGCCCTTTTTAAg gTTCATATAATGGAAGGGTCTTTGATATGCCCCAAATGTAACATTTCTTTTCCAATAAAAGatg gAATTCCTAACATGTTAACAGGAAacgaaaaataa